In uncultured Bacteroides sp., one genomic interval encodes:
- a CDS encoding SDR family oxidoreductase, with protein MKTMSGKRVFVTGGSQGIGRGIVEAFVSAGANVAFCDISEPDSSFLSSENSLFYKVDVTNEKALTEVIKQLFANWGDIDILINNVGISEFSPLTETPVQQFDRIIATNLRPVFITSRLWALHRSEMEALPLYGRIINIASTRFIMSEPGSEGYAASKGGIVSLTHALALSLSKTHITVNCISPGWIETKDYDSLTVADHEQHPSGRVGTPQDIARACLFLCDPDNNFINGQNMVIDGGMTKKMIYV; from the coding sequence ATGAAAACAATGTCTGGAAAGCGAGTATTCGTTACCGGCGGATCACAAGGAATTGGTCGAGGAATTGTGGAGGCTTTTGTTTCAGCAGGAGCAAATGTTGCTTTTTGCGATATCAGCGAACCCGATTCTTCTTTTCTTTCGTCAGAAAATAGTCTTTTCTATAAAGTTGACGTAACAAACGAGAAAGCACTAACGGAAGTTATTAAACAGCTTTTTGCCAATTGGGGTGATATTGATATCCTTATAAATAATGTAGGTATCAGTGAGTTTTCTCCTTTGACAGAAACTCCGGTGCAGCAGTTCGACAGAATTATTGCTACTAATCTGCGACCGGTCTTTATTACTTCAAGACTGTGGGCTTTGCATCGTTCAGAAATGGAAGCATTACCCCTTTATGGACGTATTATAAATATTGCATCTACCAGATTCATAATGAGTGAGCCGGGTAGCGAAGGTTATGCAGCATCAAAAGGAGGAATTGTATCGCTGACTCATGCTTTAGCTCTTTCGTTATCAAAAACTCATATTACCGTAAATTGTATTAGTCCCGGATGGATTGAGACAAAAGATTACGATTCTCTGACTGTGGCCGATCATGAACAACATCCATCAGGAAGAGTTGGAACTCCTCAAGATATAGCCAGGGCATGTCTCTTTTTGTGTGATCCGGATAATAACTTTATCAATGGTCAGAATATGGTAATTGATGGGGGGATGACGAAGAAGATGATTTATGTGTAA
- a CDS encoding secondary thiamine-phosphate synthase enzyme YjbQ, producing MVAQTEFSLKARQRGFHLVTQEIIKNLPELPKTGLLHLFIKHTSAALSINENADPDVRTDLESTFNRLVKEREPYYEHVLEGDDDMPAHTKSTIVGSSITIPITNGRLNLGTWQGIYLCEFRNYGGERRVVATVMG from the coding sequence ATGGTTGCTCAGACTGAATTTTCACTTAAAGCCAGGCAAAGAGGTTTTCATCTGGTTACTCAGGAGATCATAAAAAATCTGCCTGAACTGCCAAAAACTGGACTGCTTCATTTGTTTATCAAGCACACTTCTGCTGCTTTGAGCATTAATGAAAATGCAGATCCTGATGTGCGAACAGATTTGGAATCCACATTCAATCGCCTGGTTAAAGAACGCGAACCTTATTATGAACACGTTCTTGAAGGCGATGACGATATGCCTGCTCATACTAAGTCAACAATAGTTGGTTCAAGCATTACAATTCCTATCACCAACGGTCGGTTAAACCTGGGAACATGGCAAGGCATTTATCTTTGTGAATTCCGGAATTATGGTGGAGAAAGAAGGGTTGTTGCCACTGTTATGGGATAA
- a CDS encoding ABC-F family ATP-binding cassette domain-containing protein, translated as MISVDGLTVEFGGTTLFSDVSFVINEKDRIALMGKNGAGKSTLLKILAGARQPSRGKISAPKDSVIAYLPQHLMTEDGRTVFEETAQAFSHLHEMEAEIEKLNKELETRTDYESDSYMELIENVSALSEKFYAIDATNYEADVEKALLGLGFMREDFNRQTSDFSGGWRMRIELAKLLLQNPDVLLLDEPTNHLDIESIQWLEDFLINSAKAVILISHDRKFVDNITTRTIEVTMGRIYDYKVNYSKYLQLRAERREQQQKAFEDQQKMIAENQEFIERFKGTYSKTNQVQSRVKMLEKLEILEVDEEDSSALRLKFPPSPRSGNYPVTMDGVGKTYGEKLIFSNANLTIERGDKVAFVGKNGEGKSTLVKCIMKEIEHTGTLTLGHNVQIGYFAQNQASLLDENLTVFQTIDDVAVGDIRNKIRDLLGAFMFGGEESTKKVKVLSGGERTRLAMIKLLLEPVNLLILDEPTNHLDLKTKDILKAALKDFDGTLIVVSHDRDFLDGLVTKVYEFGNKKVTEHLCGIYEFLEKKKMDSLNELERNK; from the coding sequence ATGATTTCAGTAGACGGATTAACAGTAGAGTTCGGGGGAACCACCCTTTTCAGTGACGTTTCTTTTGTGATTAATGAAAAAGACCGTATTGCCTTGATGGGTAAGAATGGTGCAGGAAAGAGTACTTTATTAAAGATTCTTGCCGGTGCACGTCAACCCAGCCGAGGAAAAATTTCAGCTCCGAAAGATAGCGTGATTGCTTATCTGCCTCAGCACTTGATGACGGAGGACGGACGAACTGTTTTTGAAGAGACAGCGCAGGCTTTTTCTCACCTTCATGAAATGGAAGCTGAAATTGAAAAGCTGAACAAGGAACTTGAAACAAGAACCGACTACGAAAGTGACAGCTACATGGAGCTTATTGAAAACGTTTCTGCTTTAAGCGAGAAATTCTATGCCATTGACGCCACCAATTATGAAGCGGATGTGGAAAAAGCACTTTTAGGACTAGGTTTCATGCGTGAAGATTTCAACCGACAGACAAGCGATTTCAGCGGTGGATGGCGTATGCGTATTGAACTTGCCAAGCTCTTATTGCAAAATCCCGATGTTCTTTTATTGGATGAGCCTACTAATCACCTCGATATTGAATCTATTCAGTGGCTGGAAGATTTCCTTATTAACAGTGCCAAAGCTGTTATCCTTATCAGCCACGACCGTAAATTTGTGGATAACATTACCACACGTACCATTGAAGTAACCATGGGACGTATCTACGACTACAAAGTTAATTACTCCAAATACTTACAGCTTCGTGCTGAAAGACGCGAGCAACAGCAAAAAGCCTTTGAAGATCAGCAGAAAATGATTGCTGAAAATCAGGAATTCATAGAACGTTTCAAAGGTACTTATTCAAAAACCAACCAGGTACAAAGTAGGGTAAAGATGCTGGAAAAGCTTGAGATACTTGAAGTAGACGAGGAAGATTCTTCCGCTCTACGTTTAAAGTTTCCTCCTTCTCCACGTTCTGGTAATTACCCTGTAACCATGGACGGTGTGGGCAAGACTTATGGTGAAAAACTTATATTCAGCAATGCCAATCTGACTATAGAACGTGGCGATAAAGTAGCTTTTGTTGGGAAGAATGGCGAAGGTAAATCTACTTTAGTGAAGTGTATCATGAAGGAGATTGAGCATACCGGAACGCTGACTTTAGGACACAATGTACAGATTGGTTATTTCGCACAGAACCAGGCATCGTTGTTGGATGAGAATCTAACCGTTTTCCAAACCATTGACGATGTGGCTGTAGGAGATATCCGAAATAAAATACGCGACTTGCTCGGAGCATTTATGTTTGGTGGTGAGGAATCTACCAAAAAAGTAAAAGTATTATCGGGTGGTGAGCGTACTCGTTTAGCTATGATCAAGTTATTGCTTGAACCGGTTAATTTGCTTATTCTCGATGAGCCAACCAATCACCTCGACCTGAAGACAAAAGATATTCTGAAAGCTGCTTTGAAGGATTTCGATGGAACACTTATCGTGGTATCACACGACCGTGATTTCCTTGACGGACTGGTAACTAAGGTTTATGAATTCGGCAATAAGAAGGTAACAGAACATTTATGTGGTATTTATGAATTCCTTGAAAAGAAGAAAATGGATTCATTGAATGAATTGGAACGAAACAAATAA